In the Epinephelus fuscoguttatus linkage group LG10, E.fuscoguttatus.final_Chr_v1 genome, GATGTTCCTTTATTGAATAAGGATAAATCAAAGCAAGTAAGCCATCAGCTCCTTTCAAAACTGAAGTCACACAGTGACTCTACAAGATAGAAAGCACGGAATCAAAGCATATTATACAACAcaagaataaatacacattcaaaGGTCTGTATACGATACACCCAGCATGtctgcacactgaaataaatgcaggACAAATCCATACACAACAAATGAACAGACAAATGAATGGATGCAGTAGCCTCCCTGCAAGCTTGTATACACACAGTATACAGCACAAACAACATAAGAGGCCAAATCaatttaaattgaataaaaaaaaacaaacaacaaattcctCTGCCACTGCAGGACATATTTAACTGAAATTTAAAGCATGCATGttaactaaaataactgaacacATATTGGTCCCTGACCAGCCGACCACTGTCGTCATCACGGAAGATGGCAGGATTGTCCCAGTCCATGTGTGATGGCAATCTGGGGGCCCTCTCCTTCCTCAGGCAGGCCACATTGTGGAGGACAGCACAGGCCATAATGATGTCACATGCCCTCAAAGGGCTGACCCTTAAGTGGTGAAGACAGTGAAAGCGTGCCTtcaggaggtcaaaggtcattttgATCCTGGCCCTTGTCCTGGCATGGGCATGATTATAGGCCTGCTGTGCTTCCTGAGGGTCTGTGTATGGTGTGAGGAGAAAAGGCTGGCAGGCATACCCCCTGTCTCCCAGCAACACACCAGAGAATTCACCTGTCAATACAAAATCTCATCATCACAACCTCATAAATAGAGTGACATTCTTGACACAGCCATGATGTAAAAAGTGGTTATTAACAGAGGTTGTGTGGCTCACCTTGTGATAGGCGCTGATAGATTCCAGAGGTCCGAAAGACTCGGGAGTCATGGACTGAGCCAGGCCACTTTGCCACAATATTGCTGATCAGATAGTCAGCATTGCAGACCATCTGAAATTATGTATAAGATGAAGACTATTAAACCAATCAATGCACATCACAAGCAATGCAGTGTTCATTAATCGACAATATCAAAAAGTCATGTTCACCTGAACATTGATGCTGTGAAAGCATTTCCTATTCACAAAATCCCCCTCATGGACAcctgattatatatatatatatatatatatatatatatatatatatatgtatatattatttttttaatattttcttatgATCTATCagcatacacatgcacacacacacaaaattgcatattatgaaacagcagaggagcaTGGAGCATGAGGAgcaaagataagataagataagataagaggaactttatttatcccaaagaGAAATTCAGTTACGTCAGTGAGCTCATCTATTTATCAGAGTTATACAGTCTGATGGAGTTACATTTACACAATTTCACTCACATCTGCAGTCAATTTCACTTACAGTTTCAACTGATTCATAATCAGAGTACAACTACATTTTCGGAGATGTTAATTAACTATTGGATTGTAATTGATGGTTTCAGAggagcagtgagtgtgtgtttgtgcactaCTTACGCATTCAGGCGGCAACGCTTTCTCTCGTTGTTTCTGTGGCGGTGTTGCCTCTCTTTTTGATTTGGTCCTTTACCTCTTTGTAAGCCTCCATGAGGATTTCTGCCTCCGACGGGGAAAAGTACGCTGCTTTTGTTTGGCGGGGTCTATTTGTGGAAGCCGCGTGCCCGCACTGATCCAGGATTGGTTTCACCTGGCTTGATGAATCCGGCCCTgcgttccaaatcgcatacttctagTATAGGCCTATACTTTTAGTAtatactgcagctgcccttaaaaagtatgtagtgtagtatgcagtatgcatgcagtatgcatactattgggacacactacatcCGCCATCACATCGCTCCCTGAACTCTGCCGCCGTCCGTAgcgccacatttgaatattttgtgttgttgtacttcGAAGATGCAGCAAATCTCCTCTCGTCGAGCTCgccatattcattcattatttataccacacttacaccactgcctatactggtagaatcttctatattgtagtcatagttgaaccctaacattgattatactataatcacaataaagttgaatgttgtaaCCGTGTTCTTGCAAAGCTGTATGATATGTGACAGTGTATAATCAGATCATTGCAGTCCTAATATGTCGtgtcttagtatctcaaattaataaaccatgtatgaaaggaagtgtgggCGCTGGTTGTAAACGCAGCTCAGTCAGTGCGACGTAACTTCCGCtgcgcaaaggattgtgggtcagaatggccaaagaagcatgctgacatgcatactgcgaaatatgactggatgtagtagaacatcctggtacttttggcatactgcatctgacatactatgtactgggacacactaattctttttctggcatactaaatagtatggtagtatgggtattggaacgcagGGCGTGTCTGCTCTGGCTTGGTCTTTGTGCAACCAATTAAGCCTGGACGTTCTTGTTTTGGATTCGTTGAACCCAGCTCAGTCATTTATCCTGGATGTCTGAATCCTACTTTTATGTAACGGGCCCCCAATGTGTTTTATGATTTACTAGTGTCCCATATTTTGTAAACATATGTGTCTGTAACCTGGTTTTTCAGGTTATTTGAAGGTAGCCTCTGTCACTCCCTCTATAACTGAGGGAGGAGTAAATCACAAACTAAATGCGATGTGCAATCACAGACAAAATACTTGTTTGTACCAGGAGAGGTGAAAAGCAACACCAGTCATCATGGAAAGAAAAATTCTTTGCTGGATATTTTTGCTTGGATGTTTACACGGATCCTCTGGACAAAGTAACTAttgaaacaatatttttttatggCTTTGATTGTTTGCATATTACTATGTAGAATGCCATGCTGTATCACAGTAGACTAAAGAGACAgtgttaagttttttttttaggattacagccttgttttaaatttgacactCTACAATATTTTGCTTTCTGATATTGTCACTTTTATTAACTACTCAATTaaaaaaacgaaacaaaaaGGGCTGAAAATAATTTATGCTAAGTAGTATTGGTTTAATAACATCGCTAGACATAGGCTGGAGCATGTCCCTGTGTGTTGGGTTTAGTCTGAGTTCTGTGGCTTCTaaccaaagacatgcaagttagATTAACTGGTGACTTTAAAGTGACCGTCGGTGTGATTATGAGCTTGAAACAATCTCTGTCTCTATGTATCAGCCCTATCcagcaacctgtccagggtgtatcctgccTTTTGCCGAAACTCAACTGGGagaggctccagccccccatgaCCATAAAAAGGTTAAGCGGTCATACataatgaatggatgaataatATGCGTTTGTgatttgttgtttattaaatcgcgatgatgtgaaggtgatgaaggagactccgaTGACACTGTCTTGCTTGCAAaaagaaaaggtttattacaagaagtacagcatctatCAAGCATCTAGAATGCTTGGAGAGGGTTcgaagccaatatgaactgctctgaaaaacagccccaaaatacCCTCATTATATAGACCTGGTGGTGTTTGTGAAATTTGAGACAAAGCACAACAGACGACAGAGAGACATTCTACTTGGACTTCGCCAATCCTTGACCTGGGCCATAAATACCTTCTTGACCCTGACCATATATACTTCTGGACCCTGGGTCCCTAACTGGTCATCTGTTCCAAAGCTTCAGAGTAGATCTTAATACACTACATATTTCCCCCCTTCGAGATCACACAGAGTCTCGAAAATAAAAGAgtaatacatacatttttgcaGTTGTGAGAAAAATAACAGTTCCTCCGATGGTGGTTTCTTCAGCATTAACCTTAGTAATATAGCAACTTTTATGGAGTGCGAGAGCGAAAACCTGTCAGGCAGCTATCTTTCCTGAAATACCCTTCAAACAATCTAGACAGGAAAAATTCTCTCACGGCCCCTCTGCCGTAGGCAACCACATATAGTACTCCAGACCAATTTGAAAAGGAGgaatttaatattttgtgtagAGATATGACtttaacaaatacatgtgaaacctcagtaaataaaatcaaaacggTGTCCAAATTCAGGCTGGTCGACCCATCGCACCTTCCACTGGACCTTTCCCTGCCTAGCACCAATATCCCTAAACACCCacgaaaaaagaaaacatctgaggtctcaATGTATTTACTCCATAGCAGAAACCATCATTCTTCAAGCAAAGAGAAACCATAAAAATGTATCACACTGCAGCTCCTCAGCAGCGTCAACTCTCAATGCAGCGTCGATgatgttttaaatctggacatttTTATCATAGTGTCCTTGTTCAGGGCCCTCCAGTCCATGTTATTGTCCATATTTGAATATCTGAATCCCTTCAGAATGTCGGGGTCCCTGAACAACCAACCACCCTCACAGTGGTCTTCCCCCAATATCGTCctaggaggaaagaaaagaaaacaccaaccAGTATCTTTGGAAAGACAGCAGATGCAAATTAATGAAACATCAAATGCAAAACTTCACCTTATAAGTAGTTGTGAAAATCATACTTTCACATTTTTCCTAATTATAAGTCACATTTTCCATTTCCCCCCTTTAATCATACCTCTCTATAGTATGAAACTACCAAATAACACAATAAGAGATGTTAAGAGCATAATTTTGTTGTTCATTTGTtcaaaatgaatatttctcCACCAGTTCACCAGTCACTTCTTCTTCGTCAACGTCTGTGTCAGTCTTCTGTAATAGTGGCATCTATGTTTCCGTAACCAGCTCATAAGGTGTCATATGCAAATCACACAGCTCACTTGAGCGACACACCATGAGCGCCAGCGAAAGTGCCGCTATCCAATTTAAACCTGTGTGTTGGCAGATTTTGACAATGCGATTTTTCAAAAGACCATTCATTTACACATCCCTTAGCTTTGTGGATGATAAACTGCTCCAAGAAGCTGTTTAATTCCTAGTTTTTGCAAAATTCATTTCACCGTTTTATCCACAAACTCTTTCCCATTGTCCAAGGATGTCTAATCTGGAAGTCCCCACCTTCTTATGACCTCTCTACACAAAACTTGGCAACAAACTGAGCATTCTACCACTTGGTTGGACAAGCCTCAGGCCATCGTGAAAATCTGTCCACAACTGTTTATCCATTTCAGTTGCAGCTTcctgcattaaaatcacatccCTTAACGTAATTTTGTCTTCTAAGTTCACTTCATGAGTGACCAAGGGCACTTTGCCCAATTTGTCTGCTCCTGTGACGGCTTTTGCAGCTTCATCAGCCACTTTATTCCCTTGTGTAATCTTTTGACACATCTATTTATATGCTGCACATTTAGCTATTGCTATTTTTTAGGCTTCATCACAGCATGCAACAATTTCCTTATTTGAGCGTGATGCTGTATTGGAAAACCATCCTCGGTTCTTCCACACTGATCCAAATAAGTGACACACATTATGTACATATGCAGAGTCTGTATATATTATCACTCACTTGCCTTCCGCCAATAAACATGCTTCAGTTAACCCCACAATTTCAGCAAGCTGTGCAGATGCAGATCTAAGCCTTGAGTATTTCTCTGCTTCTTGAACACAATCATGTGGCTCACCATCCTCTGGAGTTGGCAAATTCTCAGCCGGATTCACCATGGCACACTTCACTAGGGTGACATCTTCCTGCTCTAAGAGCCTATGATAGTCTCTCAGCCTAGGCATAGTCAATGTGTATTTGCCATAATTCAAGAGATTTCTGAGACCATGATGGGTAAGAATTGTCACCAGATAACTCATCGTGACAGATGATACCTTATCATACATTACAAAAAACTCCCACCATTGCTCTGTAGCACAGTGGTAGTCCCAGCTCTACTTCTGAATAGGCAGTGGCATAGAACTGTCCATTATATGTGAATCCTGACTTTCTATACTAAGTGGAACAGGCATGTTTGCTATAATGAACTTCTTTCACAATTTAACTGGCTCCAGAAAATCTGCACTTAAATTTCCAATCCAGAATACTGAAGAAGCTTCAGTCTCCATTGTCATCAGTAATTGGTGAACAATATCATTTGGCACTTCCACCAAACAGCCATCTGGTGTACACTTTATTATACAGTTTAGTCTACACAAAGCATCTCTTCCCAAAAGTGCAATAGGTGTATGTACTGATACCAGTATGGGTATTGTAGTCTTCAGGTTTTTATAGCAGAGTTCAATTGGTTTTGTTAGAGGAATCAGCTGTTTCACTCCCTCAAACCCGATTGTCTGAATCAATTGACCAGACATGGGGAGATGTATAACATCTTCAAGCCAAATACAGGTAAAAGCAGCTCCGCTATCTGCCATTACTTCCAATGGTTGATTATTTACTTTCACCACTATTGTTGGATCTTTTTCCGGGCCTGACACTACCAGCTGACATCCCCCCTTCGAGTCCTCTGGGCACCTCTAGAATCCTGGCTCCGGGCCCCTGAATAATCCTCTGAAGTTTCCTCCTAGGCTGTTGCATTCACGGGCAAAGTGGCCAAACTGTCCACAATTATAACATACTTCTGAAAACTGGTGGAAATTCGGATAAaaatttcctcctcttcctcttcctatCTGCACTTGACCAAAACCTGGCTGTGGGTAGAAAACAACTGGAACCACTGATGGTGGCTGGCATGATTGGAACTGGACCTGGTTTGGCTGCATTTGTGGTAATGGTTGGTTTAGTGGAGGCTGGCTCTGTATAACCACAGCctgcttcttttccttcttcttgTTATCCACCAAGTTTTCTGAGGGTCTCTTGGTCCTGTTCTTTCTGGTCATGCTCCTTTTTCCTATATAGCTCCACTTGATGGGCTATATGATCTGTATAAACACCCTTTGCCATGCTTCCAAGACCAATCACTTCTGCCAGTTTACTTCTTACTGGTAAGGGCAGCCCCTTCTATATTTTGGCTCGCAAAATGGATTGCTCCATTTGATTCAAATCCGGGTCATTTCCTGTGACATATCTCCACACTTGATGGGCTCTCGACACATAGGCCCTCGGGTTTTCTATCTGTCCCAGTGGTTCAATAAGAATGTTATCTGGATGTACATTCGTCGGAAATGTATCTCTCAGTGCTCTCCACACTTGTCCTCTATTTGCAGTGAACAGCTCTGGATCATTCACAACAGTCCCCACATACAGATAAAGTCCAGCTTTCTGTAGAATCTCTTCTATAGCTGGAACCCCCAAGAGGTTGGCCAAAAGTCTCTTCATATCCCCTATGGCAGGCTGTGTTCCCACCATAATTTCTTCCAACTTTGAAATCCAAGGATGTGCTCCATCTTGAAGAGTAGGTAACTTCTCAAGTATATCTGACATATCTGTACTCCGCCAGGGCTTGTACTCCAAGTTCTGTCCTTGGA is a window encoding:
- the LOC125896185 gene encoding putative nuclease HARBI1 gives rise to the protein MVCNADYLISNIVAKWPGSVHDSRVFRTSGIYQRLSQGEFSGVLLGDRGYACQPFLLTPYTDPQEAQQAYNHAHARTRARIKMTFDLLKARFHCLHHLRVSPLRACDIIMACAVLHNVACLRKERAPRLPSHMDWDNPAIFRDDDSGRLVRDQYVFSYFS